Proteins encoded together in one Chryseobacterium taklimakanense window:
- a CDS encoding aspartate carbamoyltransferase catalytic subunit: MLTISDLAPETIKELLNDADAFANGKISKAKSEIFVSNLFYENSTRTKTSFDIAERKLGLQVVPFDVSTSSVNKGESLYDTVKTLEALGVNLVVIRHFQDAYYKELESIDLPVINGGDGKGSHPTQTVLDLLTIYQEFGKFEGLKIGIVGDVKHSRVANSNAEALRKLGAKVYFSGPSEWFDEGAIINGTFVALDDLVKEVDVLILLRIQHERHGEKMQISLGKYHKKYGLTKEREKAMKPEAIIMHPAPINRGVEIDSDLVECERSRIFKAMENGVFARMAILKHALESKGFEFE, translated from the coding sequence ATGCTCACAATTAGCGACCTGGCGCCGGAAACCATCAAAGAGCTGTTGAACGATGCCGATGCTTTTGCAAACGGAAAAATTTCAAAAGCAAAATCCGAAATTTTTGTTTCCAACTTATTTTATGAAAACAGTACGCGTACCAAAACTAGTTTTGATATTGCTGAAAGGAAACTGGGTTTGCAGGTTGTGCCGTTTGATGTGAGTACAAGCTCTGTAAATAAAGGAGAGAGCCTCTACGATACCGTAAAAACTTTGGAAGCTTTGGGTGTTAATCTTGTTGTGATTCGCCATTTCCAGGATGCATATTATAAGGAGCTCGAAAGCATAGATTTGCCGGTAATCAACGGCGGCGACGGAAAAGGTTCCCATCCGACACAAACAGTGCTCGATCTGTTGACGATCTATCAGGAATTTGGAAAATTTGAAGGTTTGAAGATCGGTATTGTAGGCGACGTAAAACACTCGCGCGTCGCCAATTCCAATGCGGAGGCATTGAGAAAACTGGGTGCGAAAGTTTATTTTTCAGGGCCTTCCGAATGGTTTGACGAAGGAGCGATCATCAACGGAACTTTTGTTGCACTCGACGATTTGGTGAAAGAAGTAGATGTTTTAATTTTACTGAGGATCCAGCACGAACGCCACGGCGAGAAAATGCAGATTTCTCTGGGTAAATACCACAAAAAATATGGTTTAACCAAAGAACGCGAAAAAGCGATGAAACCCGAAGCGATTATCATGCACCCGGCACCCATCAACCGCGGCGTGGAAATCGACAGCGATTTGGTGGAATGTGAAAGATCCAGAATCTTTAAAGCAATGGAAAACGGCGTTTTCGCGAGAATGGCGATTCTGAAACATGCTCTGGAAAGTAAGGGATTTGAGTTTGAATAG
- the acs gene encoding acetate--CoA ligase: MKNLYIDDLPDYFKQYKKSIKNPKKFWGKIADEGFVWYQRWTKVVDFDMEEAKIKWFKNAKLNITKNCLDRHLADRGEKTAIIWEPNDPKEKAQHITYRELHERVCKMANVLTDLGIQKGDRVCIYLPMIPELAVTMLACARMGAVHSVIFAGFSDTAVASRVNDCGAKLIVCSDGSYRGNKAIDLKGIIDKAAEKCPTVEKVLVVKRTGGEVKMKEGRDLWLEPLYAKASSDFVSKIMDAEDPLFILYTSGSTGKPKGMLHTTAGYMVYTAYTFKNVFNYRENDIYWCTADIGWITGHSYILYGPLANGATTVIFEGVPTYPEPDRFWEVIDKHKVTQFYTAPTAIRSLAKESNEWVEKHDLSSLRVIGSVGEPINDEAWHWYNDHVGKKKCPIVDTWWQTETGGIMISPIPFVTPTKPTYATLPLPGIQPVLMDDKRNEITGNQVDGNLCIRFPWPGIARTIWGDHQRYKETYFTAFPGKYFTGDGALRDETGYYRITGRVDDVIIVSGHNLGTAPIEDSINLHPAVAESAIVGYPHDIKGNALYGFVILKETGEGRDKENLRKEINQMITDTIGPIAKLDKIQFVSGLPKTRSGKIMRRILRKIAEGDFSNFGDTSTLLNPEIVDEIKDGRL, from the coding sequence ATGAAAAACTTGTATATCGATGATCTGCCCGATTATTTTAAGCAGTACAAAAAATCAATCAAAAACCCTAAAAAATTCTGGGGCAAGATTGCGGATGAGGGATTCGTGTGGTATCAACGCTGGACGAAAGTGGTGGATTTCGATATGGAGGAAGCCAAAATCAAGTGGTTTAAAAACGCCAAACTGAACATTACGAAAAATTGCCTGGACCGGCATTTGGCAGACCGTGGCGAAAAAACTGCAATTATCTGGGAACCGAACGACCCCAAGGAGAAAGCGCAACACATCACTTACCGCGAACTGCACGAAAGGGTGTGCAAAATGGCGAATGTTCTCACCGATCTGGGAATTCAGAAGGGCGACCGTGTGTGTATTTACCTGCCCATGATTCCCGAACTTGCGGTGACGATGCTGGCGTGCGCAAGGATGGGTGCGGTGCATTCGGTGATTTTTGCGGGATTCTCGGATACGGCGGTGGCATCGCGCGTGAACGACTGCGGGGCGAAACTGATTGTATGCTCGGATGGCAGTTACCGTGGCAACAAAGCGATTGATTTAAAGGGAATTATCGACAAAGCGGCAGAAAAATGCCCCACTGTGGAGAAAGTTTTGGTCGTAAAAAGAACCGGCGGCGAAGTGAAGATGAAGGAAGGCCGGGATTTGTGGCTGGAACCGCTGTATGCGAAGGCTTCGAGCGATTTTGTATCTAAAATCATGGATGCGGAAGACCCGCTTTTCATCCTTTATACTTCGGGATCTACCGGGAAGCCGAAAGGCATGCTGCACACAACCGCCGGTTACATGGTATACACGGCTTATACTTTTAAAAATGTGTTCAATTATCGCGAAAACGACATTTACTGGTGCACGGCGGATATCGGCTGGATTACGGGACATTCGTATATTTTATACGGTCCGCTCGCTAACGGTGCCACAACGGTAATTTTCGAGGGTGTTCCTACTTATCCTGAACCCGACCGTTTCTGGGAAGTGATCGACAAACATAAAGTTACACAGTTCTATACCGCTCCTACTGCGATCCGCTCTTTGGCGAAAGAAAGCAATGAATGGGTGGAGAAACACGATTTGTCGAGTCTGAGAGTGATTGGCTCCGTTGGCGAACCTATAAACGATGAAGCTTGGCACTGGTACAACGACCACGTCGGCAAGAAAAAATGCCCGATTGTGGACACCTGGTGGCAAACGGAAACGGGAGGAATCATGATTTCACCGATTCCTTTTGTGACACCTACAAAACCAACTTATGCCACCCTTCCGCTACCGGGAATTCAGCCGGTTTTGATGGATGACAAGCGCAATGAAATCACTGGAAATCAAGTGGATGGAAATTTATGCATCCGTTTTCCGTGGCCGGGAATTGCGCGGACGATATGGGGTGACCATCAGCGTTATAAAGAAACCTATTTCACCGCTTTTCCGGGGAAATATTTTACGGGAGACGGTGCTTTACGCGATGAAACCGGGTATTACAGAATTACCGGACGTGTGGATGACGTGATCATCGTTTCCGGACACAACCTTGGAACCGCACCCATTGAGGACAGCATCAACCTGCACCCTGCCGTGGCTGAATCTGCGATTGTTGGCTATCCGCACGATATTAAAGGAAATGCGCTCTATGGTTTTGTGATTCTGAAAGAAACCGGTGAAGGCCGTGACAAGGAAAATTTAAGAAAAGAAATCAACCAGATGATTACCGATACGATTGGGCCGATTGCAAAACTGGATAAAATCCAGTTCGTAAGCGGACTTCCGAAAACGCGTTCCGGAAAAATCATGCGCAGGATCCTGAGGAAAATTGCGGAGGGAGATTTCTCCAATTTCGGAGATACTTCGACGTTGCTGAATCCTGAGATTGTGGATGAGATTAAGGATGGACGCCTCTAA
- a CDS encoding RelA/SpoT family protein has translation MVYDLEQENKEILARYRDLIANTYRTLDEEQNKLIRKAFDIALDAHKDQRRKSGEPYIYHPIEVAKIVANEIGLGATSIACALLHDVIEDSEYTYDDIKKIFGEKIADIVNGLTKISVMNHQNISVQSENYRKLLLTLSEDFRVILIKIADRLHNMRTLESMAPDKQKKIASETVYIYSPLAHRLGFYNIKSELEDLSLKYNNPDVYNEILGKLEIANEHREKYVEEFKKEVSERLKEEGLNFTIKGRAKAISSIYRKMLKQGVPFEEVFDNYAIRIIYKSDAKNEKFLAWKIYSIVTDLYHSNPLRMRDWITQPRSTGYESLHLTVLGPDKKWIEVQIRSERMDDIAEKGVAAHYKYKEGFRQNPDERNFEQWVSEIREVLEQQQNLSTTELLDNIKLNLYSKEVFVFTPRGEIKILPRGSTALDFAFAVHSDLGTKCLGAKINGKLVPISHVLQNGDQVDILSSQNQKPKSDWLEFVVTSKAKSKIKAYLNSEKNHLVQEGKEMLQRKLRHAKLNFNDDEVNKMQKFFNLKTSQELFLAFQDGKLDTGDLRKYIESKNVLSNLLNRFRKSPVKNDVYEEVQPSNLDMIVFGKDEEKLNYSFAKCCNVIPGDKIFGFITISDGIKVHSDNCPNAINLRAQYDYRVMPAKWVNAESFKNRVKIEIEGLDRMGMINDITQVISNSMSMDMKSMSISSNDGVFTGSINLEVKNKHQLEETFKKLKNINGVSKVKRV, from the coding sequence ATGGTTTACGATCTAGAACAGGAAAACAAGGAGATTCTCGCGAGGTACAGGGATTTGATAGCCAATACCTACCGAACCCTGGATGAGGAACAGAATAAACTCATCCGGAAAGCCTTTGATATAGCGTTAGATGCCCACAAAGACCAGCGCAGGAAAAGTGGCGAACCCTACATTTACCACCCCATCGAAGTCGCTAAAATCGTAGCCAACGAAATTGGCCTCGGGGCCACTTCCATTGCCTGCGCCCTTCTCCACGATGTGATTGAAGATTCTGAATACACCTACGATGACATCAAGAAAATTTTTGGCGAAAAAATCGCAGACATCGTCAACGGGCTCACCAAAATCTCGGTGATGAACCACCAGAATATTTCGGTACAGTCGGAGAATTACAGGAAATTACTGCTCACTCTTTCGGAAGATTTCCGAGTGATTCTGATTAAAATTGCCGACCGCCTCCACAATATGCGGACTTTGGAGAGCATGGCACCCGACAAACAGAAAAAAATCGCGTCTGAAACGGTTTACATTTACTCACCTTTAGCTCACAGGCTGGGTTTTTACAACATTAAATCTGAGCTTGAGGATTTGTCTTTAAAATACAACAATCCGGATGTTTATAATGAAATTCTCGGCAAACTCGAAATTGCCAACGAACACCGCGAGAAGTACGTAGAAGAATTCAAAAAAGAAGTTTCGGAGCGACTTAAGGAAGAGGGATTGAATTTTACGATCAAAGGCCGTGCAAAAGCCATTTCTTCCATCTACCGGAAGATGCTGAAACAGGGTGTGCCTTTTGAAGAGGTTTTCGACAACTACGCCATCAGGATCATCTATAAATCTGATGCCAAGAACGAAAAATTCCTGGCGTGGAAAATTTATTCCATCGTAACAGACCTTTACCACAGTAATCCGCTGCGCATGCGCGACTGGATTACACAACCGCGCTCCACCGGTTACGAAAGTTTGCACCTCACCGTTCTTGGGCCAGATAAAAAGTGGATCGAAGTACAAATCCGTTCCGAGAGAATGGACGATATCGCTGAAAAAGGTGTTGCTGCACATTACAAATACAAGGAAGGCTTCAGGCAAAATCCGGATGAAAGAAATTTCGAGCAGTGGGTTTCTGAGATCCGCGAGGTGCTGGAGCAGCAACAAAATCTTTCTACCACGGAGCTTTTAGATAACATAAAACTCAATTTATACTCTAAAGAAGTTTTTGTTTTTACGCCGAGAGGTGAAATCAAGATTCTTCCGAGAGGCTCCACGGCTTTAGATTTTGCTTTTGCAGTACACTCCGATCTTGGAACAAAATGTCTCGGTGCGAAAATCAACGGCAAACTCGTTCCTATTTCGCACGTTTTGCAGAACGGCGACCAGGTTGATATCCTCTCATCACAAAACCAAAAACCTAAGTCGGATTGGCTGGAGTTTGTGGTAACTTCGAAGGCAAAATCCAAGATTAAAGCATATCTTAATTCCGAAAAAAACCATTTGGTACAGGAAGGCAAGGAAATGCTGCAGAGGAAGCTTCGCCACGCAAAGCTCAACTTCAATGATGATGAAGTGAACAAGATGCAGAAATTCTTTAACCTGAAAACTTCGCAGGAACTCTTCCTGGCGTTTCAGGATGGGAAACTGGATACGGGCGACCTTAGGAAGTATATTGAAAGCAAAAATGTTCTTAGTAATTTACTGAACCGATTCCGCAAATCACCCGTTAAGAACGATGTTTACGAGGAAGTGCAGCCAAGCAATCTCGATATGATTGTCTTCGGTAAAGATGAAGAAAAGCTGAATTACTCCTTCGCAAAATGCTGCAACGTCATCCCGGGTGATAAAATTTTCGGATTCATCACAATTTCAGACGGAATAAAGGTGCACAGCGACAACTGTCCGAACGCGATCAACCTTCGGGCACAGTACGATTATCGTGTAATGCCTGCAAAATGGGTAAACGCGGAAAGCTTCAAAAACCGTGTAAAGATCGAGATCGAAGGCCTGGACAGAATGGGAATGATCAACGACATTACACAGGTCATCAGTAACAGTATGAGCATGGATATGAAGAGTATGTCAATTTCCTCAAACGACGGGGTGTTTACCGGAAGCATAAATCTTGAAGTAAAAAACAAACACCAGCTTGAAGAAACCTTCAAAAAACTTAAAAACATCAACGGCGTTTCGAAAGTAAAGCGCGTATAA
- the nhaA gene encoding Na+/H+ antiporter NhaA, which yields MELTKYFKNFFQKTQSSGILLLICVLISLMVANSVLGEGFQNILDSKIGPYSVSMWINDGLMAVFFLLVGLEIKREVIEGELSSFKSASLPIFAAIGGMLVPAGIYALFNNGTAYENGWGIAMATDIAFSLAIVSMLGRRVPPAIKIFLAALAIVDDLGAILVIAIFYTDQIHWTYLLLSGGIILLLMALNYYKVTKHIFYLIPGAFLWYFMHHSGIHATIAGVLLAFTIPTNESATEISPLEKLEHQLHIPVSFFIMPIFALANTNIMFKPGMVEGLFTNFGMGIILGLSLGKVIGISLFSFIAIKMKLSSLPDRSTWSHLIGVGFLAGIGFTMSIFIALLSFKGQHDLQEEAKFAILFASVLSGLIGYILLKNIAKKKKHRI from the coding sequence ATGGAATTAACAAAATATTTTAAAAATTTTTTTCAAAAAACACAGTCCTCGGGAATCTTACTTTTAATCTGCGTACTGATTTCGCTTATGGTTGCCAACTCAGTTTTGGGAGAGGGTTTCCAGAATATTTTAGATTCCAAAATTGGCCCGTATTCCGTAAGTATGTGGATAAATGACGGATTAATGGCAGTTTTCTTTCTGCTGGTGGGTTTAGAAATCAAACGTGAGGTCATCGAAGGTGAGCTTTCTTCATTTAAAAGCGCTTCGCTGCCCATTTTCGCTGCTATCGGCGGAATGCTGGTTCCAGCAGGGATTTACGCACTTTTCAACAACGGAACCGCTTATGAAAACGGTTGGGGAATTGCCATGGCCACTGATATTGCTTTCTCGCTTGCCATTGTGTCGATGCTTGGCCGCAGAGTGCCGCCAGCCATCAAGATTTTTCTCGCAGCACTCGCCATAGTAGACGATTTGGGCGCCATTTTGGTGATTGCCATTTTTTATACCGACCAAATTCACTGGACTTATCTTTTGTTGAGCGGCGGAATCATCCTTTTGTTGATGGCATTGAATTATTATAAAGTTACCAAACATATCTTTTATCTTATTCCTGGTGCTTTTCTGTGGTACTTTATGCATCACTCAGGCATTCACGCGACCATTGCCGGTGTTTTACTGGCGTTTACGATACCAACCAATGAGTCTGCAACTGAAATTTCACCGCTTGAAAAACTGGAACACCAACTGCACATACCGGTAAGTTTCTTCATCATGCCGATTTTCGCTTTGGCAAATACCAATATCATGTTCAAACCCGGAATGGTAGAAGGCCTTTTCACCAATTTCGGAATGGGAATCATCTTAGGTTTATCTTTGGGTAAAGTTATAGGCATCAGTCTTTTTTCATTTATTGCAATTAAAATGAAATTAAGTTCACTGCCAGACAGAAGTACCTGGAGCCACTTGATTGGCGTCGGATTTTTGGCAGGAATTGGATTCACCATGTCGATTTTCATTGCATTGCTTTCCTTTAAAGGCCAACACGATTTGCAGGAAGAAGCCAAATTTGCGATTCTTTTTGCATCAGTACTTTCAGGGTTGATTGGTTATATTTTGCTGAAAAATATAGCGAAAAAGAAGAAACACAGAATTTAA
- a CDS encoding YihY/virulence factor BrkB family protein, which yields MTVKTPGFIRKIHAFLDGIHIPFLGISLYKMFEIYIQGIFKNKIGRKAAAISWNFVFSLFPFILFLLSVLPFLPHYDKLQFYIFEVLMHKIFPGKIESDVVNYIQQNIIPNTSSISNITIILALVFATNGTFALIDGFNENTEEKHNDVKEFIVAFFITIGFISVVLLSIFGIYYSEVVLKLFTPSYDISWFVDNLSKIIGFISFPLFYFILLAFFYWIGTVKITKFKQAVPGAILTTVLFVLTTYLFAIYARNFARYNVLYGSIGTMILLMVWVNVNVYLLLFGNELNLAIRRVRLEKLISDEIKKEAENFHPERSEEKIPSEHTINLEDEASSYN from the coding sequence ATGACAGTAAAAACGCCGGGATTTATCCGAAAAATCCACGCATTCCTGGATGGGATTCATATTCCCTTCCTCGGGATTTCTCTGTACAAAATGTTCGAGATTTACATACAGGGGATCTTTAAAAACAAGATCGGCAGAAAGGCGGCGGCAATTTCCTGGAACTTTGTGTTTTCGCTGTTTCCCTTTATCCTCTTTTTGCTTTCAGTTTTGCCGTTTCTACCTCATTACGACAAGCTTCAGTTTTATATTTTTGAAGTGCTGATGCACAAAATATTTCCCGGAAAAATTGAAAGTGATGTTGTGAATTATATACAGCAGAACATTATTCCGAACACGTCCAGCATCAGCAATATTACAATTATTCTCGCCCTTGTTTTCGCTACCAACGGTACTTTTGCACTCATTGACGGGTTTAATGAAAATACCGAAGAAAAACATAATGATGTAAAGGAGTTTATCGTCGCATTCTTCATCACCATCGGCTTTATAAGCGTGGTTCTACTGTCGATTTTCGGGATTTATTACTCGGAAGTTGTGTTAAAGCTATTTACGCCGAGCTATGATATTTCCTGGTTTGTAGACAACCTCTCGAAAATCATTGGTTTCATATCATTTCCGCTGTTTTATTTTATACTTCTAGCGTTTTTCTACTGGATAGGAACGGTGAAGATTACCAAGTTCAAACAGGCGGTTCCCGGAGCCATTCTGACCACAGTCCTGTTCGTGCTCACAACTTATCTTTTTGCCATTTATGCAAGAAATTTTGCCCGCTACAATGTACTTTACGGTTCCATCGGAACGATGATCTTGCTGATGGTTTGGGTAAATGTGAATGTTTACCTCTTACTTTTTGGTAATGAATTAAATCTGGCTATAAGACGCGTCCGCCTTGAAAAACTGATTTCGGACGAGATTAAAAAAGAAGCCGAAAATTTCCACCCTGAACGTTCAGAGGAAAAGATTCCGTCCGAGCATACCATTAATCTTGAGGATGAAGCATCAAGCTACAATTAA
- a CDS encoding 23S rRNA (pseudouridine(1915)-N(3))-methyltransferase RlmH yields the protein MRINILCIGKTDDREIKNLIDYYTARLPKHWNFEMTEIPDVKNARNLSPDLLKKEEAKLFQNYFENSDLVILLDEKGKQYTSREFAQKMDSWMNSSVKKINFLIGGAYGFSDEIYQRANEKIALSKMTFTHQMVRLFMVEQFYRADQILQGKPYHND from the coding sequence ATGCGGATTAATATACTGTGCATCGGAAAAACCGACGACAGGGAGATCAAAAACCTGATTGACTATTATACGGCACGCCTGCCGAAGCACTGGAATTTTGAAATGACCGAAATTCCGGATGTGAAAAATGCCCGTAATTTAAGTCCGGATTTACTGAAAAAGGAAGAAGCCAAGCTTTTTCAGAATTATTTTGAAAACAGCGATCTGGTGATTCTGCTGGATGAAAAGGGAAAACAGTATACCAGCCGCGAATTTGCACAAAAAATGGACAGCTGGATGAACTCTTCCGTTAAGAAGATCAATTTTTTGATTGGTGGAGCTTACGGTTTTTCTGATGAAATTTATCAGCGTGCCAACGAAAAGATTGCACTCTCAAAAATGACTTTTACACACCAGATGGTTCGCCTCTTTATGGTGGAACAGTTTTACAGGGCCGACCAAATTTTGCAGGGAAAGCCTTACCACAACGATTAA
- a CDS encoding thioredoxin family protein, with product MRKIFSLLLCFSLALSYAQGGIKFDEGNFKTLLAKAKKENKLLFVDAFTTWCGPCKLMSKNVFTTQQVGDFYNAKFINAKIDMEKGEGIDIAKKYNIKAFPTYIWVNGDGELIHTGVGYYEPDAFVKVGEEANDPTKQVVVLKKKFDAGDKDLTLLKSYYKAMAYRDRELAPKIASRYFANKPAGSGYGEEDLGMLLNSVQTIDDEFYKIYLRDKSLIVAAAPAFKADNFEKAIKLNTVRAKAYNKETKVLDEKIFMDEALKLMTREEAQKQLNALKMRLALSAKDYAAYEKLALDYYREAENFDADELNSAAWTFFERVSNNTSLQKALEWAKISVKKEEGFYNTDTLANLYNKIGDKASAKIWAQKAVDLGKAKGEDVADTQKLLDSMK from the coding sequence ATGAGAAAAATCTTTTCACTTTTACTGTGTTTCTCGCTTGCGCTTTCGTATGCGCAGGGAGGGATTAAATTTGACGAGGGCAACTTCAAAACACTGTTGGCAAAAGCAAAAAAAGAAAATAAACTTCTTTTCGTTGACGCTTTCACAACCTGGTGCGGCCCATGCAAACTGATGTCTAAAAACGTCTTCACAACCCAGCAGGTTGGTGATTTCTACAACGCAAAATTCATCAATGCCAAAATCGATATGGAGAAAGGCGAGGGCATCGACATTGCGAAAAAATACAATATCAAGGCTTTCCCGACTTATATTTGGGTCAATGGCGATGGTGAACTGATCCACACCGGAGTTGGTTACTACGAACCGGACGCATTTGTAAAAGTAGGCGAAGAGGCAAACGACCCTACAAAACAGGTGGTGGTCTTAAAGAAAAAATTCGATGCCGGCGATAAAGATCTTACTCTTTTGAAAAGCTACTATAAAGCGATGGCATACAGAGACCGTGAGCTTGCTCCGAAAATTGCTTCCAGATATTTTGCCAATAAGCCTGCGGGAAGTGGCTATGGCGAAGAAGATTTGGGAATGCTGCTGAATTCTGTACAAACGATCGATGACGAATTCTACAAAATATACCTTAGAGATAAATCGCTGATTGTGGCTGCGGCACCAGCTTTCAAAGCTGATAATTTTGAAAAAGCTATAAAGCTGAATACCGTGAGGGCGAAAGCTTACAACAAGGAAACTAAAGTTTTGGACGAAAAAATCTTTATGGATGAAGCTTTAAAACTGATGACAAGGGAAGAAGCGCAGAAACAGCTTAATGCTCTCAAAATGAGATTGGCACTTTCTGCAAAAGATTATGCTGCGTATGAAAAATTGGCTCTGGATTATTACAGGGAAGCTGAAAACTTCGATGCTGATGAATTAAACAGTGCCGCGTGGACTTTCTTTGAGCGAGTAAGCAATAATACTTCGCTGCAAAAAGCTTTGGAATGGGCAAAAATATCAGTGAAGAAAGAGGAAGGATTCTATAACACAGACACCCTTGCAAACCTCTATAACAAAATTGGTGATAAAGCCAGTGCGAAAATTTGGGCGCAGAAAGCTGTAGATTTAGGCAAGGCAAAAGGAGAGGATGTTGCTGATACACAAAAACTGCTCGACAGTATGAAATAA
- a CDS encoding phosphatase PAP2 family protein, with amino-acid sequence MNEIIQEDKAAFLYLNNLGSTAFDQFWIMVSGTAVWIPLYIILVYLLYKTFGWKNMIYIVIFIAIGVTISDQLASVFKYGIARLRPCHDPSLDDLMREVKCGGQFGFYSAHASNTFFLATFITVLLRTTFRYLPFLLFIWAATVAYSRIYLGVHFPLDILFGAAVGFFIGGLMSNLTLKTISRKGRR; translated from the coding sequence ATGAACGAAATTATCCAGGAAGACAAAGCCGCTTTTCTGTACCTCAATAATCTGGGGAGTACGGCTTTCGACCAGTTCTGGATTATGGTTTCGGGTACTGCGGTCTGGATTCCGCTTTACATTATTCTGGTTTATCTTCTTTACAAAACCTTCGGTTGGAAAAACATGATATATATCGTGATTTTCATAGCGATTGGTGTTACGATATCAGACCAGTTGGCCAGCGTTTTCAAGTATGGGATCGCTCGTCTGCGTCCCTGTCATGATCCTTCGCTCGACGATCTGATGCGGGAGGTGAAATGCGGCGGACAGTTCGGGTTTTATTCGGCACACGCTTCAAATACATTTTTTTTAGCAACGTTTATTACCGTTTTACTCAGAACAACGTTCAGGTATCTCCCGTTTTTACTTTTCATCTGGGCGGCAACTGTGGCTTACAGCCGCATTTATCTTGGGGTTCATTTTCCGCTGGATATTCTGTTCGGCGCAGCAGTAGGCTTTTTTATCGGGGGTCTCATGTCTAATCTCACCTTAAAAACAATTTCGCGAAAAGGCAGAAGATAA
- the tatB gene encoding Sec-independent protein translocase protein TatB, producing MELGFMEMVVIALLIIVLFGPNKLPTIARDLGTGVRKMRGAMEDIKTEIMREADNPVSEIKREIEKVKEAAKDYNPMTEINQELNQIKNSVELQPSTVNPEKKPSLKPVDDDSHEGPVSR from the coding sequence ATGGAATTAGGATTTATGGAGATGGTGGTTATCGCACTGTTAATCATCGTTTTATTCGGACCAAATAAACTGCCCACCATTGCCCGCGATTTGGGTACCGGCGTTCGCAAGATGCGCGGCGCTATGGAGGATATTAAAACTGAAATTATGAGAGAAGCCGACAATCCGGTTTCGGAAATAAAGCGCGAGATCGAAAAAGTAAAAGAGGCGGCAAAAGATTACAATCCGATGACCGAAATCAATCAGGAGCTTAATCAAATCAAAAATTCCGTTGAACTGCAGCCATCTACAGTTAATCCCGAGAAAAAACCATCACTGAAACCGGTTGACGATGACAGTCACGAAGGTCCTGTAAGCAGATAA